From Anopheles funestus chromosome 3RL, idAnoFuneDA-416_04, whole genome shotgun sequence, a single genomic window includes:
- the LOC125767345 gene encoding uncharacterized protein LOC125767345 isoform X1 — MAPIRNRPSTLQALRLVRAMALVFVIATLLATSCTADEAVTDLEMRCQNVQCYSDCPSDSFLVNPLDTNDAKEDETEPSETSTIPSDAAGRVKRAIAMNNHAHGPIKIIPIALQFFYPNNLQAQRRLKRDIDPTELVEAAMDYSESEPHLQDLCCPKCVCQPCPELPSCPPNFKLTIDPHEQTGQPGKCCPSYQCEPLNQCHSKKHQAYYQDNEIWQETACTTCRCEAGLPRCEMPACKPLNCEHQIRLPDRCCPVCDAEKSIFCEDHNCELRCRNGYERRGACALCRCVQPSANTTDPTTPDDKTTETTALVANFTSADGATTHDIASKGELDADEGLFNRLPNFVWFLVIILAILSASIILFRMVTVECLKKGLKMLFTCNQIPQRKSAYNRVSSTVPVTAPANGTAANSMA, encoded by the coding sequence ATCTCGAAATGCGTTGCCAGAACGTGCAGTGTTACAGCGACTGCCCATCGGATAGCTTCCTGGTAAACCCGCTCGACACAAATGACGCTAAGGAGGATGAGACAGAACCCAGCGAAACATCCACCATCCCGTCGGATGCGGCCGGTCGAGTAAAGCGTGCGATCGCCATGAACAACCATGCCCATGGACCGATCAAAATCATCCCGATCGCGTTGCAGTTCTTTTACCCGAACAATCTACAGGCACAGCGACGGCTGAAGCGTGACATCGACCCAACCGAACTGGTGGAGGCGGCAATGGATTACAGCGAAAGCGAACCACACCTGCAGGACCTGTGCTGTCCGAAATGCGTCTGTCAGCCATGTCCGGAGTTACCGAGCTGTCCGCCAAACTTTAAGCTCACCATCGACCCCCACGAGCAGACGGGCCAACCGGGCAAATGCTGCCCATCCTACCAGTGTGAACCACTGAATCAATGCCACTCCAAGAAACATCAGGCTTATTACCAGGACAACGAAATCTGGCAGGAAACTGCCTGCACCACCTGCAGGTGTGAAGCCGGTCTGCCCAGATGCGAAATGCCGGCCTGCAAACCGCTCAACTGTGAGCACCAAATAAGGCTACCGGACCGTTGCTGCCCGGTGTGCGATGCGGAAAAGTCCATCTTCTGCGAGGACCACAACTGTGAACTTCGCTGCCGCAACGGGTACGAACGGCGCGGTGCCTGTGCCCTGTGTAGATGCGTACAACCATCGGCGAACACAACGGATCCAACGACACCGGACGATAAAACGACCGAAACTACCGCTCTGGTAGCGAACTTCACTTCCGCGGACGGTGCTACTACGCACGATATCGCCAGCAAGGGAGAGCTTGATGCAGATGAAGGATTGTTCAACAGACTACCAAACTTTGTCTGGTTTTTGGTCATCATTCTCGCTATACTGTCTGCCTCGATTATCCTGTTTCGCATGGTGACCGTCGAGTGTCTTAAGAAGGGTCTAAAGATGCTTTTCACCTGCAACCAGATACCGCAACGTAAAAGTGCGTACAACCGGGTGTCCAGTACGGTTCCTGTTACAGCTCCAGCAAATGGAACGGCAGCAAACAGTATGGCCTAA
- the LOC125767364 gene encoding uncharacterized protein LOC125767364 isoform X1 encodes MLTKYFYCFFSDKYNVCSMNSQNRAGGKTNAQTKPTQAPSAGESYRYRRERLRQLALETIDPNKDPIRQHLLQTQCKRQQANPAAKETEKTPWMMQLEKHGIEPKKSPLQIDSPKKCSPIPYVSVPQRQHPCMFCMLTHQRSNYPYGNWTVQLEQNHETVFLPAGTDDNSTTATERTP; translated from the exons ATGTTGACGAAATatttctactgttttttttccgataAATACAACGTTTG CAGCATGAATTCTCAAAATCGTGCCGGTGGCAAAACCAACGCGCAGACAAAACCAACGCAGGCGCCAAGCGCAGGCGAGAGCTACCGGTACCGGCGTGAACGATTGCGCCAGCTAGCGCTTGAAACGATCGATCCGAACAAGGATCCAATTAGGCAGCATCTGCTACAAACGCAATGCAAAAGGCAGCAGGCCAATCCTGCCGCGAAAGAAACGGAGAAAACACCGTGGATGATGCAACTGGAAAAACATGGCATCGAGCCGAAAAAATCGCCCTTGCAAATCGATTCTCCGAAAAAGTGCTCACCGATTCCCTACGTTTCTGTACCGCAGCGGCAGCATCCGTGTATGTTTTGTATGCTTACGCACCAAAGATCGAACTACCCGTACGGTAACTGGACCGTACAACTGGAACAAAACCACGAAACAGTTTTCCTTCCTGCTGGAACCGATGATAattccaccaccgccaccgaacGTACACCGTAA
- the LOC125767364 gene encoding uncharacterized protein LOC125767364 isoform X2 yields MLTKYFYCFFSDKYNVCMNSQNRAGGKTNAQTKPTQAPSAGESYRYRRERLRQLALETIDPNKDPIRQHLLQTQCKRQQANPAAKETEKTPWMMQLEKHGIEPKKSPLQIDSPKKCSPIPYVSVPQRQHPCMFCMLTHQRSNYPYGNWTVQLEQNHETVFLPAGTDDNSTTATERTP; encoded by the exons ATGTTGACGAAATatttctactgttttttttccgataAATACAACGTTTG CATGAATTCTCAAAATCGTGCCGGTGGCAAAACCAACGCGCAGACAAAACCAACGCAGGCGCCAAGCGCAGGCGAGAGCTACCGGTACCGGCGTGAACGATTGCGCCAGCTAGCGCTTGAAACGATCGATCCGAACAAGGATCCAATTAGGCAGCATCTGCTACAAACGCAATGCAAAAGGCAGCAGGCCAATCCTGCCGCGAAAGAAACGGAGAAAACACCGTGGATGATGCAACTGGAAAAACATGGCATCGAGCCGAAAAAATCGCCCTTGCAAATCGATTCTCCGAAAAAGTGCTCACCGATTCCCTACGTTTCTGTACCGCAGCGGCAGCATCCGTGTATGTTTTGTATGCTTACGCACCAAAGATCGAACTACCCGTACGGTAACTGGACCGTACAACTGGAACAAAACCACGAAACAGTTTTCCTTCCTGCTGGAACCGATGATAattccaccaccgccaccgaacGTACACCGTAA
- the LOC125767368 gene encoding SUMO-conjugating enzyme UBC9-B-like: MACSAISRLCEERKAWRKNPIYGFMARPVKNEDGSLNLMKWECAIPGVMGTAWEGGLYKLEMIFKDDYPTSPPKCKFDPPLFHPNVYPSGLVCLSLLDPEKDWHPELSIKCILLGIQHLLNEPNIQDPAQEEAYRIYSENREEYELHVRAQARTMSSIE; this comes from the coding sequence ATGGCCTGTTCCGCAATATCGAGACTCTGTGAGGAACGTAAGGCATGGCGTAAAAACCCGATTTATGGATTTATGGCTCGTCCAGTTAAGAACGAAGATGGATCACTGAACCTGATGAAATGGGAGTGTGCTATTCCCGGAGTAATGGGAACAGCCTGGGAAGGTGGACTGTACAAATTGGAGATGATTTTTAAAGATGACTACCCGACCAGCCCGCCGAAGTGCAAGTTCGATCCACCTTTGTTCCACCCGAACGTTTACCCATCCGGCTTGGTATGTTTGTCACTGTTGGACCCGGAGAAAGATTGGCATCCCGAATTATCAATCAAGTGCATTTTGCTAGGAATCCAGCATCTGCTCAACGAACCCAACATTCAAGATCCAGCTCAGGAAGAGGCGTACAGAATATACAGTGAAAACCGAGAGGAGTATGAGTTACATGTGCGTGCTCAGGCCAGAACTATGTCATCTATTGAATAA